A stretch of Prunus dulcis chromosome 6, ALMONDv2, whole genome shotgun sequence DNA encodes these proteins:
- the LOC117630943 gene encoding phosphoinositide phospholipase C 4-like codes for MGSYRMCMCFTRKFRVTEAEPPLDVKEAFNKYAEGGTYMTAEQLQNFLLEFQADGGAAASDAERIVEQVLQKRHHIAKLISRRTLTLDDFHHYLFSPDLNPPIRDQVHQDMTAPLSHYYIYTGHNSYLTGNQLSSDCSDVPIIKALKRGVRVVELDIWPNSTKDNVHVLHGRTLTTPVELIKCLKSIQEHAFSESPYPVIITLEDHLTPDLQAKVAQMLIETFGEMLFYPESDCLKELPSPEELKYRIIISTKPPEEYRKAKTANEKEHDSHKSEEDLWGKEPSELTEEHEDDDMSDSDSSEDNSYSNRGSFSSAEHEYKRLITIHAGKPKGGLKEALKVELYKVRRLSLSEQALEKAAESHGTDVVRFTQKNILRVYPKGTRFNSSNYKPLIGWMHGAQMVAFNMQGYGRSLWLMHGMFRANGGCGYVKKPDFIMNESDNQIFDPKAKLPVKKTLKVKVYMGDGWHLDFKQTHFDLYSPPDFYTRVGIAGVPADEIMNKTKKKEDDWTPVWEEEFTFPLRVPELALLRVEVHEYDMSEKDDFGGQTCLPVSELRQGIRAVPLFDRKGTKYNSVRLLMQFEFI; via the exons ATGGGGAGTTACAGGATGTGCATGTGCTTCACGAGGAAGTTCAGGGTGACGGAGGCAGAGCCACCGCTGGACGTCAAGGAGGCATTCAACAAGTACGCCGAGGGAGGGACCTACATGACAGCAGAGCAGCTGCAGAATTTCTTGCTGGAATTTCAGGCAGACGGCGGCGCGGCGGCGTCCGACGCCGAGCGGATCGTGGAGCAGGTGCTGCAGAAGAGGCACCACATTGCCAAGTTGATCAGCAGGCGCACTCTCACCCTCGACGACTTCCACCATTACTTGTTCTCTCCCGATCTCAACCCCCCCATTCGAGATCAG GTTCATCAGGATATGACAGCTCCATTGTCCCattattacatatatacagGTCATAATTCATACCTGACTGGAAATCAGCTCAGCAGTGACTGCAGTGATGTTCCAATCATAAAGGCACTCAAGAGAGGTGTAAGAGTGGTGGAGCTTGATATTTGGCCAAATTCCACAAAGGACAATGTGCATGTTCTTCATGGAAG GACTTTGACAACCCCTGTGGAGCTTATTAAATGCTTGAAATCAATTCAAGAGCATGCATTTTCTGAATCTCCATACCCTGTCATCATAACTCTTGAAGACCATCTTACCCCTGATCTCCAAGCTAAAGTAGCACAg ATGCTCATTGAGACATTTGGTGAGATGTTGTTTTACCCTGAATCTGATTGCTTGAAAGAGTTACCTTCACCGGAAGAACTTAAGTACCGAATTATTATTTCTACCAAACCTCCTGAGGAGTACCGCAAGGCTAAAACTGCCAATGAAAAGGAACATGACTCACATAAGAGTGAGGAAGACTTATGGGGGAAAGAACCCTCAGAGCTTACAGAAGAACACGAAGATGATGACATG AGTGACAGTGATTCAAGTGAGGATAACAGTTACAGTAATCGTGGATCGTTCTCATCAGCAGAACATGAATACAAACGTCTAATTACAATCCATGCTGGAAAACCCAAGGGTGGTCTAAAGGAGGCACTAAAAGTTGAACTTTATAAAGTTAGACGCCTTAGCTTGAGTGAACAAGCACTTGAAAAGGCTGCTGAATCTCATGGAACAGATGTTGTTAG ATTTACCCAGAAGAACATTTTAAGGGTGTACCCAAAAGGTACTCGGTTCAACTCCTCCAACTACAAGCCACTTATCGGTTGGATGCATGGTGCTCAAATGGTTGCATTCAATATGCAG GGATATGGTAGATCTCTTTGGCTGATGCATGGGATGTTTAGAGCCAATGGGGGTTGTGGTTATGTGAAAAAGCCTGATTTTATTATGAACGAATCAGATAATCAGATCTTTGATCCTAAGGCAAAATTGCCAGTAAAGAAGACTTTAAAG GTCAAAGTATATATGGGAGATGGATGGCATTTGGATTTCAAACAAACACACTTCGATTTATATTCCCCACCGGATTTCTACACCAGG GTTGGCATAGCAGGAGTTCCAGCTGATGAAATAATGAATAAAACTAAGAAAAAGGAGGACGATTGGACACCAGTCTGGGAGGAAGAGTTTACATTTCCATTGAGGGTTCCTGAATTGGCTTTGCTTCGAGTTGAGGTACATGAGTATGACATGTCTGAGAAGGATGACTTTGGTGGCCAAACCTGTTTGCCAGTGTCTGAATTGAGACAAGGGATTCGTGCAGTCCCTCTCTTTGACCGTAAAGGAACGAAATACAACTCAGTAAGGCTTCTAATGCAATTTGAGTTCATCTGA
- the LOC117631285 gene encoding phosphoinositide phospholipase C 2-like isoform X3: MSNKQSFKVCFCFKRIFRLKVAEPPEDIKNLFNQYAENGTITIDNLQNFLIEFQGEPNATKEDAQAIFNSLRHLNIFQRKGLHLDAFFRYLLGDLNPPFYSKVHHDMNAPLAHYFLFTGHNSYLTGNQLSSDSSVHPIINALLQGVRVIELDLWPNSKKNGVEVRHGGTLTSPVELIKCLRAIKDNAFIASEYPVVITFEDHLPSNLQAKVAKMVTETFGETLYSPRSEFIMEFPSPDSLKRRILISTKPPEYHESQRPRESGATDNKQDNEQDDQDEDEENAIPEYKQLIAIHAGKPKGGLDIWHIDPIKVRRLSLSEQELENATRTRGSDIVRFTQRNLLRVYPKGTRLDSSNYDPMLGWTHGAQMVAFNMQVKVYMGEGWHSDFHHTHFDRYSPPDFFVRVGIAGVPNDTKMMETQPIEDQWVPIWNEEFIFPLSVPELAVLRVEVKEYDTSGKHDFGGQTCLPIPELRTGIRAVPLHNRRGQRYKSVRLLMGFDFDYAE, translated from the exons ATGTCCAATAAGCAGTCTTTCAAGGTCTGCTTCTGCTTCAAGAGAATATTTAGGCTCAAGGTGGCTGAGCCTCCTGAAGATATAAAGAACCTGTTTAATCAGTACGCCGAAAATGGCACCATAACGATTGATAACCTTCAGAATTTTCTGATTGAGTTTCAAGGAGAACCCAATGCCACCAAGGAGGATGCTCAGGCCATTTTCAACAGTCTCAGGCATCTCAACATCTTTCAAAGAAAGGGTCTCCATCTCGATGCCTTCTTTCGGTATCTCCTTGGTGACCTTAATCCTCCTTTCTATTCAAAG GTGCACCATGACATGAATGCGCCATTGGCTCATTATTTTCTATTTACCGGCCACAACTCCTACTTAACAGGAAATCAACTCAGCAGTGACAGCAGTGTCCACCCAATTATAAACGCACTGCTACAAGGCGTTAGAGTTATCGAATTAGATTTGTGGCCGAATTCTAAGAAAAATGGCGTGGAGGTTCGTCACGGAGG GACTCTTACTAGTCCAGTGGAACTCATCAAATGTTTGCGGGCTATCAAGGATAACGCTTTTATTGCTTCTGAATACCCTGTTGTCATAACATTTGAAGACCACCTACCTTCAAATCTTCAAGCTAAAGTGGCCAAG ATGGTCACAGAAACATTTGGAGAGACGCTATACAGCCCCCGTTCAGAATTCATAATGGAATTCCCTTCACCTGACTCATTGAAGAGAAGGATTCTCATTTCGACCAAGCCACCGGAGTATCATGAATCTCAGAGACCTAGGGAATCGGGAGCCACTGATAACAAG CAGGACAATGAACAAGATGATcaagatgaagatgaggagAATGCCATTCCAGAATATAAGCAGTTAATTGCAATTCATGCAGGGAAGCCGAAAGGTGGCTTGGATATATGGCATATCGATCCAATTAAGGTCCGGCGTCTTAGCTTGAGCGAGCAAGAACTGGAAAATGCAACCAGAACCCGTGGATCCGATATTGTCAG GTTTACACAAAGAAATTTGTTAAGGGTATATCCTAAGGGTACCCGTTTAGACTCATCAAATTATGATCCTATGCTTGGATGGACCCATGGAGCTCAAATGGTGGCATTCAATATGCAA GTAAAAGTATACATGGGTGAAGGATGGCATTCAGATTTCCACCACACACACTTTGATCGTTATTCTCCTCCGGACTTTTTTGTGAGG GTTGGAATTGCTGGAGTGCCAAATGATAcaaaaatgatggaaacccAGCCAATTGAGGACCAGTGGGTACCAATATGGAACGAGGAGTTCATCTTCCCATTGAGTGTTCCAGAACTGGCTGTGCTCCGAGTTGAAGTCAAAGAATATGACACTTCTGGGAAACATGACTTTGGTGGCCAAACATGTCTCCCAATTCCAGAGCTCAGAACTGGGATCCGAGCTGTTCCTCTGCATAATAGAAGAGGCCAAAGGTATAAATCCGTGAGGCTCCTGATGGGATTTGACTTTGACTATgctgaataa
- the LOC117630945 gene encoding phosphoinositide phospholipase C 4-like isoform X2, with the protein MGNYRMCLCFTRKFRVTEAEPPSDVKEAFNKYAGDGTHMTAEQLQHFLVEFQAESGSTSASEAERIMEQVLQKRHNIAKLISRGTLLTLDDFHHYLFSSDLNPPIRAQVHQDMTVPLSHYYIYTGHNSYLTGNQLSSDCSDVPIIEALKRGVRVVELDIWPNSEKDNVHVLHGRTLTTPVELIKCLKSIKEHAFSESPYPVIITLEDHLTPDLQAKVAQMLIETFEDMLFYPESEFLKEFPSPEQLKYRIIISTKPAREYLKAQTGNGRGDDLHKSEEEDLWGKEPSELNTDEHEEDDDTSDSDSSEDNNGGNIGGLSSPGARKYKHLIAIHAGKPKGGLKEVLKIELNKVRRLSLSEQALEKAAESYGTDIVRFTQKNILRVYPKGTRFNSSNYKPLIGWMHGAQMVAFNMQGYGRSLWLMQGMFRANGGCGYVKKPDFVMKNLDNQVFYPKANLPVKKTLKVKVYMGDGWHLDFKHTHFDLYSPPDFYTRVGIAGVPADEIMKQTKKKEDIWRPSWEEEFTFQLKVPELALLRVEVHEHDLSEKDDFGGQTCFPVSELKQGIRAVPLFDRKGNKYNTIRLLMRFHFI; encoded by the exons ATGGGGAATTATAGGATGTGCTTATGCTTCACAAGGAAGTTCAGGGTGACGGAGGCAGAGCCGCCTTCGGACGTCAAGGAGGCATTCAACAAGTACGCCGGGGACGGGACCCACATGACAGCAGAACAGCTGCAGCATTTCTTGGTGGAGTTTCAGGCGGAGAGTGGCAGCACGTCCGCGTCCGAAGCCGAGCGGATCATGGAGCAGGTACTGCAGAAGAGGCACAACATTGCCAAGTTGATCAGCAGGGGCACTCTTCTCACCCTCGACGACTTTCACCATTACTTGTTCTCTTCCGATCTCAACCCACCTATTCGAGCTCAG GTTCATCAGGATATGACGGTTCCACTGTCCCATTACTACATATACACAGGTCATAATTCATACCTGACCGGAAATCAGCTCAGCAGCGACTGCAGTGATGTTCCAATCATAGAGGCACTCAAGAGAGGTGTAAGAGTGGTGGAGCTTGATATTTGGCCAAATTCCGAAAAGGACAATGTGCATGTTCTTCATGGAAG GACCTTGACAACTCCTGTGGAACTTATTAAATGCTTGAAATCGATTAAAGAACATGCCTTTTCTGAATCTCCATACCCTGTCATCATAACTCTTGAAGACCACCTTACCCCTGATCTCCAAGCTAAAGTAGCACAG ATGCTCATTGAGACATTTGAGGATATGTTGTTCTACCCTGAATCAGAATTTTTGAAAGAGTTTCCATCACCGGAACAACTCAAGTACAGAATTATTATTTCTACGAAGCCTGCTCGGGAGTACCTTAAGGCTCAAACTGGGAACGGAAGGGGAGATGACTTACATAAGAGTGAGGAAGAAGACTTATGGGGGAAGGAACCATCAGAGCTTAATACAGATGaacatgaagaagatgatgatacG AGTGATAGTGATTCAAGTGAGGATAACAATGGCGGCAATATTGGTGGATTGTCCTCACCAGGAGCACGCAAATACAAACATCTAATTGCAATCCATGCCGGAAAACCAAAGGGTGGTTTAAAGGAGGTACTAAAAATTGAGCTTAACAAAGTTAGACGCCTTAGCTTGAGTGAACAAGCACTTGAAAAGGCTGCTGAATCTTATGGAACGGATATTGTTAg ATTTACCCAGAAGAACATTTTAAGGGTTTATCCAAAAGGTACTCGGTTTAACTCCTCCAACTACAAGCCCCTTATTGGTTGGATGCATGGCGCTCAAATGGTTGCATTCAACATGCAG GGATATGGTAGATCTCTTTGGCTGATGCAAGGGATGTTTAGAGCCAATGGGGGCTGTGGTTATGTAAAAAAACCGGATTTTGTTATGAAGAATTTAGATAATCAGGTTTTTTATCCTAAGGCAAACTTGCCGGTAAAGAAGACTTTAAAG GTGAAAGTGTATATGGGAGATGGATGGCATTTGGATTTCAAACACACACACTTTGATTTATATTCCCCTCCCGATTTCTACACTAGG GTTGGCATAGCAGGAGTGCCTGCAGATGAAATAATGAAACaaaccaagaaaaaagaggacaTTTGGAGACCTTCATGGGAGGAAGAGTTTACATTTCAACTGAAAGTTCCTGAGTTGGCTTTGCTTCGAGTTGAGGTTCATGAGCATGACCTTTCTGAGAAGGATGACTTTGGTGGCCAAACTTGTTTCCCAGTCTCTGAATTGAAACAAGGGATTCGTGCAGTCCCTCTCTTTGACCGCAAAGGAAACAAATACAACACAATAAGGCTTCTAATGCGATTTCACTTCATCTGA
- the LOC117631285 gene encoding phosphoinositide phospholipase C 2-like isoform X1, translating to MSNKQSFKVCFCFKRIFRLKVAEPPEDIKNLFNQYAENGTITIDNLQNFLIEFQGEPNATKEDAQAIFNSLRHLNIFQRKGLHLDAFFRYLLGDLNPPFYSKVHHDMNAPLAHYFLFTGHNSYLTGNQLSSDSSVHPIINALLQGVRVIELDLWPNSKKNGVEVRHGGTLTSPVELIKCLRAIKDNAFIASEYPVVITFEDHLPSNLQAKVAKMVTETFGETLYSPRSEFIMEFPSPDSLKRRILISTKPPEYHESQRPRESGATDNKQDNEQDDQDEDEENAIPEYKQLIAIHAGKPKGGLDIWHIDPIKVRRLSLSEQELENATRTRGSDIVRFTQRNLLRVYPKGTRLDSSNYDPMLGWTHGAQMVAFNMQGYGKYLWIMNGMFRANGGCGYVKKPDFLLALGPNNEAFDPNEPLPVKTNLKVKVYMGEGWHSDFHHTHFDRYSPPDFFVRVGIAGVPNDTKMMETQPIEDQWVPIWNEEFIFPLSVPELAVLRVEVKEYDTSGKHDFGGQTCLPIPELRTGIRAVPLHNRRGQRYKSVRLLMGFDFDYAE from the exons ATGTCCAATAAGCAGTCTTTCAAGGTCTGCTTCTGCTTCAAGAGAATATTTAGGCTCAAGGTGGCTGAGCCTCCTGAAGATATAAAGAACCTGTTTAATCAGTACGCCGAAAATGGCACCATAACGATTGATAACCTTCAGAATTTTCTGATTGAGTTTCAAGGAGAACCCAATGCCACCAAGGAGGATGCTCAGGCCATTTTCAACAGTCTCAGGCATCTCAACATCTTTCAAAGAAAGGGTCTCCATCTCGATGCCTTCTTTCGGTATCTCCTTGGTGACCTTAATCCTCCTTTCTATTCAAAG GTGCACCATGACATGAATGCGCCATTGGCTCATTATTTTCTATTTACCGGCCACAACTCCTACTTAACAGGAAATCAACTCAGCAGTGACAGCAGTGTCCACCCAATTATAAACGCACTGCTACAAGGCGTTAGAGTTATCGAATTAGATTTGTGGCCGAATTCTAAGAAAAATGGCGTGGAGGTTCGTCACGGAGG GACTCTTACTAGTCCAGTGGAACTCATCAAATGTTTGCGGGCTATCAAGGATAACGCTTTTATTGCTTCTGAATACCCTGTTGTCATAACATTTGAAGACCACCTACCTTCAAATCTTCAAGCTAAAGTGGCCAAG ATGGTCACAGAAACATTTGGAGAGACGCTATACAGCCCCCGTTCAGAATTCATAATGGAATTCCCTTCACCTGACTCATTGAAGAGAAGGATTCTCATTTCGACCAAGCCACCGGAGTATCATGAATCTCAGAGACCTAGGGAATCGGGAGCCACTGATAACAAG CAGGACAATGAACAAGATGATcaagatgaagatgaggagAATGCCATTCCAGAATATAAGCAGTTAATTGCAATTCATGCAGGGAAGCCGAAAGGTGGCTTGGATATATGGCATATCGATCCAATTAAGGTCCGGCGTCTTAGCTTGAGCGAGCAAGAACTGGAAAATGCAACCAGAACCCGTGGATCCGATATTGTCAG GTTTACACAAAGAAATTTGTTAAGGGTATATCCTAAGGGTACCCGTTTAGACTCATCAAATTATGATCCTATGCTTGGATGGACCCATGGAGCTCAAATGGTGGCATTCAATATGCAA GGATATGGAAAATACCTTTGGATCATGAATGGAATGTTCAGAGCCAATGGAGGCTGTGGTTATGTGAAAAAACCTGATTTTTTACTGGCCCTTGGCCCAAATAATGAGGCTTTTGATCCTAATGAACCCTTACCAGTCAAGACAAATTTGAAG GTAAAAGTATACATGGGTGAAGGATGGCATTCAGATTTCCACCACACACACTTTGATCGTTATTCTCCTCCGGACTTTTTTGTGAGG GTTGGAATTGCTGGAGTGCCAAATGATAcaaaaatgatggaaacccAGCCAATTGAGGACCAGTGGGTACCAATATGGAACGAGGAGTTCATCTTCCCATTGAGTGTTCCAGAACTGGCTGTGCTCCGAGTTGAAGTCAAAGAATATGACACTTCTGGGAAACATGACTTTGGTGGCCAAACATGTCTCCCAATTCCAGAGCTCAGAACTGGGATCCGAGCTGTTCCTCTGCATAATAGAAGAGGCCAAAGGTATAAATCCGTGAGGCTCCTGATGGGATTTGACTTTGACTATgctgaataa
- the LOC117631285 gene encoding phosphoinositide phospholipase C 2-like isoform X2, whose product MSNKQSFKVCFCFKRIFRLKVAEPPEDIKNLFNQYAENGTITIDNLQNFLIEFQGEPNATKEDAQAIFNSLRHLNIFQRKGLHLDAFFRYLLGDLNPPFYSKVHHDMNAPLAHYFLFTGHNSYLTGNQLSSDSSVHPIINALLQGVRVIELDLWPNSKKNGVEVRHGGTLTSPVELIKCLRAIKDNAFIASEYPVVITFEDHLPSNLQAKVAKMVTETFGETLYSPRSEFIMEFPSPDSLKRRILISTKPPEYHESQRPRESGATDNKDNEQDDQDEDEENAIPEYKQLIAIHAGKPKGGLDIWHIDPIKVRRLSLSEQELENATRTRGSDIVRFTQRNLLRVYPKGTRLDSSNYDPMLGWTHGAQMVAFNMQGYGKYLWIMNGMFRANGGCGYVKKPDFLLALGPNNEAFDPNEPLPVKTNLKVKVYMGEGWHSDFHHTHFDRYSPPDFFVRVGIAGVPNDTKMMETQPIEDQWVPIWNEEFIFPLSVPELAVLRVEVKEYDTSGKHDFGGQTCLPIPELRTGIRAVPLHNRRGQRYKSVRLLMGFDFDYAE is encoded by the exons ATGTCCAATAAGCAGTCTTTCAAGGTCTGCTTCTGCTTCAAGAGAATATTTAGGCTCAAGGTGGCTGAGCCTCCTGAAGATATAAAGAACCTGTTTAATCAGTACGCCGAAAATGGCACCATAACGATTGATAACCTTCAGAATTTTCTGATTGAGTTTCAAGGAGAACCCAATGCCACCAAGGAGGATGCTCAGGCCATTTTCAACAGTCTCAGGCATCTCAACATCTTTCAAAGAAAGGGTCTCCATCTCGATGCCTTCTTTCGGTATCTCCTTGGTGACCTTAATCCTCCTTTCTATTCAAAG GTGCACCATGACATGAATGCGCCATTGGCTCATTATTTTCTATTTACCGGCCACAACTCCTACTTAACAGGAAATCAACTCAGCAGTGACAGCAGTGTCCACCCAATTATAAACGCACTGCTACAAGGCGTTAGAGTTATCGAATTAGATTTGTGGCCGAATTCTAAGAAAAATGGCGTGGAGGTTCGTCACGGAGG GACTCTTACTAGTCCAGTGGAACTCATCAAATGTTTGCGGGCTATCAAGGATAACGCTTTTATTGCTTCTGAATACCCTGTTGTCATAACATTTGAAGACCACCTACCTTCAAATCTTCAAGCTAAAGTGGCCAAG ATGGTCACAGAAACATTTGGAGAGACGCTATACAGCCCCCGTTCAGAATTCATAATGGAATTCCCTTCACCTGACTCATTGAAGAGAAGGATTCTCATTTCGACCAAGCCACCGGAGTATCATGAATCTCAGAGACCTAGGGAATCGGGAGCCACTGATAACAAG GACAATGAACAAGATGATcaagatgaagatgaggagAATGCCATTCCAGAATATAAGCAGTTAATTGCAATTCATGCAGGGAAGCCGAAAGGTGGCTTGGATATATGGCATATCGATCCAATTAAGGTCCGGCGTCTTAGCTTGAGCGAGCAAGAACTGGAAAATGCAACCAGAACCCGTGGATCCGATATTGTCAG GTTTACACAAAGAAATTTGTTAAGGGTATATCCTAAGGGTACCCGTTTAGACTCATCAAATTATGATCCTATGCTTGGATGGACCCATGGAGCTCAAATGGTGGCATTCAATATGCAA GGATATGGAAAATACCTTTGGATCATGAATGGAATGTTCAGAGCCAATGGAGGCTGTGGTTATGTGAAAAAACCTGATTTTTTACTGGCCCTTGGCCCAAATAATGAGGCTTTTGATCCTAATGAACCCTTACCAGTCAAGACAAATTTGAAG GTAAAAGTATACATGGGTGAAGGATGGCATTCAGATTTCCACCACACACACTTTGATCGTTATTCTCCTCCGGACTTTTTTGTGAGG GTTGGAATTGCTGGAGTGCCAAATGATAcaaaaatgatggaaacccAGCCAATTGAGGACCAGTGGGTACCAATATGGAACGAGGAGTTCATCTTCCCATTGAGTGTTCCAGAACTGGCTGTGCTCCGAGTTGAAGTCAAAGAATATGACACTTCTGGGAAACATGACTTTGGTGGCCAAACATGTCTCCCAATTCCAGAGCTCAGAACTGGGATCCGAGCTGTTCCTCTGCATAATAGAAGAGGCCAAAGGTATAAATCCGTGAGGCTCCTGATGGGATTTGACTTTGACTATgctgaataa
- the LOC117630945 gene encoding phosphoinositide phospholipase C 4-like isoform X1 → MGNYRMCLCFTRKFRVTEAEPPSDVKEAFNKYAGDGTHMTAEQLQHFLVEFQAESGSTSASEAERIMEQVLQKRHNIAKLISRGTLLTLDDFHHYLFSSDLNPPIRAQVVHQDMTVPLSHYYIYTGHNSYLTGNQLSSDCSDVPIIEALKRGVRVVELDIWPNSEKDNVHVLHGRTLTTPVELIKCLKSIKEHAFSESPYPVIITLEDHLTPDLQAKVAQMLIETFEDMLFYPESEFLKEFPSPEQLKYRIIISTKPAREYLKAQTGNGRGDDLHKSEEEDLWGKEPSELNTDEHEEDDDTSDSDSSEDNNGGNIGGLSSPGARKYKHLIAIHAGKPKGGLKEVLKIELNKVRRLSLSEQALEKAAESYGTDIVRFTQKNILRVYPKGTRFNSSNYKPLIGWMHGAQMVAFNMQGYGRSLWLMQGMFRANGGCGYVKKPDFVMKNLDNQVFYPKANLPVKKTLKVKVYMGDGWHLDFKHTHFDLYSPPDFYTRVGIAGVPADEIMKQTKKKEDIWRPSWEEEFTFQLKVPELALLRVEVHEHDLSEKDDFGGQTCFPVSELKQGIRAVPLFDRKGNKYNTIRLLMRFHFI, encoded by the exons ATGGGGAATTATAGGATGTGCTTATGCTTCACAAGGAAGTTCAGGGTGACGGAGGCAGAGCCGCCTTCGGACGTCAAGGAGGCATTCAACAAGTACGCCGGGGACGGGACCCACATGACAGCAGAACAGCTGCAGCATTTCTTGGTGGAGTTTCAGGCGGAGAGTGGCAGCACGTCCGCGTCCGAAGCCGAGCGGATCATGGAGCAGGTACTGCAGAAGAGGCACAACATTGCCAAGTTGATCAGCAGGGGCACTCTTCTCACCCTCGACGACTTTCACCATTACTTGTTCTCTTCCGATCTCAACCCACCTATTCGAGCTCAGGTA GTTCATCAGGATATGACGGTTCCACTGTCCCATTACTACATATACACAGGTCATAATTCATACCTGACCGGAAATCAGCTCAGCAGCGACTGCAGTGATGTTCCAATCATAGAGGCACTCAAGAGAGGTGTAAGAGTGGTGGAGCTTGATATTTGGCCAAATTCCGAAAAGGACAATGTGCATGTTCTTCATGGAAG GACCTTGACAACTCCTGTGGAACTTATTAAATGCTTGAAATCGATTAAAGAACATGCCTTTTCTGAATCTCCATACCCTGTCATCATAACTCTTGAAGACCACCTTACCCCTGATCTCCAAGCTAAAGTAGCACAG ATGCTCATTGAGACATTTGAGGATATGTTGTTCTACCCTGAATCAGAATTTTTGAAAGAGTTTCCATCACCGGAACAACTCAAGTACAGAATTATTATTTCTACGAAGCCTGCTCGGGAGTACCTTAAGGCTCAAACTGGGAACGGAAGGGGAGATGACTTACATAAGAGTGAGGAAGAAGACTTATGGGGGAAGGAACCATCAGAGCTTAATACAGATGaacatgaagaagatgatgatacG AGTGATAGTGATTCAAGTGAGGATAACAATGGCGGCAATATTGGTGGATTGTCCTCACCAGGAGCACGCAAATACAAACATCTAATTGCAATCCATGCCGGAAAACCAAAGGGTGGTTTAAAGGAGGTACTAAAAATTGAGCTTAACAAAGTTAGACGCCTTAGCTTGAGTGAACAAGCACTTGAAAAGGCTGCTGAATCTTATGGAACGGATATTGTTAg ATTTACCCAGAAGAACATTTTAAGGGTTTATCCAAAAGGTACTCGGTTTAACTCCTCCAACTACAAGCCCCTTATTGGTTGGATGCATGGCGCTCAAATGGTTGCATTCAACATGCAG GGATATGGTAGATCTCTTTGGCTGATGCAAGGGATGTTTAGAGCCAATGGGGGCTGTGGTTATGTAAAAAAACCGGATTTTGTTATGAAGAATTTAGATAATCAGGTTTTTTATCCTAAGGCAAACTTGCCGGTAAAGAAGACTTTAAAG GTGAAAGTGTATATGGGAGATGGATGGCATTTGGATTTCAAACACACACACTTTGATTTATATTCCCCTCCCGATTTCTACACTAGG GTTGGCATAGCAGGAGTGCCTGCAGATGAAATAATGAAACaaaccaagaaaaaagaggacaTTTGGAGACCTTCATGGGAGGAAGAGTTTACATTTCAACTGAAAGTTCCTGAGTTGGCTTTGCTTCGAGTTGAGGTTCATGAGCATGACCTTTCTGAGAAGGATGACTTTGGTGGCCAAACTTGTTTCCCAGTCTCTGAATTGAAACAAGGGATTCGTGCAGTCCCTCTCTTTGACCGCAAAGGAAACAAATACAACACAATAAGGCTTCTAATGCGATTTCACTTCATCTGA